One region of Streptomyces sp. CG4 genomic DNA includes:
- a CDS encoding DUF1772 domain-containing protein codes for MLNTLEVVTTVIVGLMVGVEFSVVFIMNRILNALPEDSGQLGHAHGGRMLGALMPFWYVGSLVLSAIWAVAGWHHHGAGLVATAAGLLIVSVVMSILLLVPINNRNKTWTPENRPADWKQQLRRWERYHYIRVAVIVAAFTLLVASLT; via the coding sequence ATGCTCAACACACTCGAGGTCGTCACCACCGTGATCGTCGGCCTGATGGTGGGGGTGGAGTTCTCCGTCGTCTTCATCATGAACCGGATCCTGAACGCGCTTCCCGAGGACAGCGGCCAGCTCGGCCACGCCCACGGCGGCCGGATGCTGGGCGCCCTGATGCCGTTCTGGTACGTAGGCTCGCTCGTCCTCAGCGCGATCTGGGCCGTCGCCGGATGGCACCACCACGGCGCCGGACTCGTCGCCACCGCCGCCGGACTGCTGATCGTCAGCGTGGTCATGTCGATTCTGCTGCTCGTCCCGATCAACAACCGAAACAAGACCTGGACCCCCGAGAACCGGCCCGCCGACTGGAAGCAGCAGCTGCGCCGCTGGGAGCGCTACCACTACATCCGCGTCGCCGTCATCGTCGCCGCGTTCACCCTGCTGGTCGCCTCCCTCACCTGA
- a CDS encoding TetR/AcrR family transcriptional regulator has product MSVKERKERERAERERLIVATARELAEQQGWDAVTTRRLAERIEYSQPVLYSHFRGKREIIGAVALEGAAELAAAVRAAASRANSPRERVAALARAYLDFAEHNPAVYDALFQLDGGLAYAQEDTPEPLKDAFAALLECLAEVAGDGVHPGLFTEVFWAALHGLATLTRAGRLLPEDAEPRVELLVDRLAMV; this is encoded by the coding sequence ATGTCGGTAAAGGAACGCAAGGAGCGCGAACGGGCGGAGCGCGAGCGCCTCATCGTGGCGACAGCCCGCGAACTCGCCGAGCAGCAGGGCTGGGACGCGGTCACCACCCGCCGGCTCGCCGAGCGCATCGAATACAGCCAGCCCGTCCTCTACAGCCACTTCCGCGGCAAGCGCGAGATCATCGGCGCCGTCGCCCTGGAAGGCGCCGCCGAGCTGGCCGCGGCGGTGCGGGCCGCGGCCTCCAGAGCGAACAGCCCGCGCGAGCGGGTCGCGGCCCTCGCCCGCGCCTACCTCGACTTCGCCGAGCACAATCCGGCGGTCTACGACGCCTTGTTCCAGCTCGACGGCGGCCTGGCGTACGCGCAGGAGGACACCCCCGAGCCGCTGAAGGACGCCTTCGCCGCCCTGCTCGAGTGCCTCGCCGAGGTCGCCGGCGACGGCGTCCACCCGGGGCTGTTCACCGAGGTGTTCTGGGCGGCCCTGCACGGCCTTGCGACCCTGACCCGCGCGGGCCGCCTGCTGCCCGAGGACGCCGAGCCGAGAGTGGAGCTGCTGGTGGACCGGCTCGCCATGGTCTGA
- a CDS encoding RNaseH domain-containing protein, whose product MDGKTPSAKSGRTRGRWACDDKEAQAETWYNLTATEIAVIQHSDGEGALPYALTTAPLCNHALGWEHRTRHPLPVHAAIQMDEDHPECRRTADWDTDDTTG is encoded by the coding sequence ATGGACGGCAAGACCCCATCGGCCAAGTCCGGCCGCACACGGGGGCGTTGGGCGTGCGACGACAAGGAGGCGCAGGCCGAGACCTGGTACAATCTCACCGCTACCGAGATCGCCGTCATCCAGCACTCCGACGGGGAAGGTGCGCTCCCGTACGCCCTGACCACCGCGCCGCTGTGCAACCACGCCCTGGGCTGGGAACACCGCACCCGCCACCCCCTGCCCGTCCACGCCGCCATCCAGATGGATGAAGACCACCCCGAATGCCGCCGCACTGCCGACTGGGACACCGACGACACCACCGGCTAG
- a CDS encoding transposase family protein, producing MDAATIGSTPDEALADRPTRLTRRSLQDPELTGMTRQQLSELIDSLTPAMEVQREQVLRTRRGRERLVAPGAGAKAKLTSADRVLVTVLHLRKLATMHLLGQLFNTTAMTISRAVRDVRPLLEAHGVHLPASTARFRTREDVARFLDPDKTKIKPTC from the coding sequence ATGGACGCGGCGACCATCGGCAGCACACCGGACGAGGCCCTGGCGGACAGACCGACTCGCCTCACCCGGCGTTCGCTCCAGGACCCGGAACTGACCGGGATGACCCGCCAGCAGCTCAGCGAGCTCATCGACTCGTTGACTCCAGCGATGGAGGTTCAACGCGAGCAAGTGCTCCGCACACGTCGAGGCCGCGAGCGCCTGGTAGCCCCTGGCGCAGGCGCCAAAGCCAAGCTCACCTCAGCCGACCGGGTCCTGGTGACCGTGCTCCACCTGCGAAAACTCGCGACCATGCACCTCCTGGGCCAACTCTTCAACACCACCGCCATGACCATCAGCCGCGCAGTGAGAGACGTCCGCCCGCTCCTGGAAGCCCATGGTGTTCATCTCCCAGCCTCAACAGCCCGTTTCCGCACACGGGAAGACGTCGCCAGGTTCCTCGACCCCGACAAAACCAAGATCAAACCAACGTGTTGA
- the ltrA gene encoding group II intron reverse transcriptase/maturase produces the protein MSAEVASPIAGGRSPLDPVRALQHALYRAAKADAGRRFHALMDKVWRTDVLARAWVTVRQNEGAPGIDKVTLLDVEEYGVNRLLGELAVELREGRYRPLPARRVFIAKPGQPGESRPLSIPAVRDRIVQAALKLVLEPVFEADFRPCSFGFRPRRGAHDALQVLIDESWRGCGWLAETDIANCFEAIPHAELIKAVEERVCDQSVLKLLRVILRAGVSENGVVHKADRGAAQGGVVSPLLCNVYLHRIDRAWDVRKHGILVRYADDAVVMCRSRNQARAALERLTDLLAGLGLEPKAAKTRIVHLKVGGEGVDFLGFHHRLVLAPGRGGRAPFPFLARWPADKAMRHARDRIRELTDRSRLLLPVEVVVAELNRFLTGWAGYFRFGNSADRFAVIREFTRMRMVLFVAKKHKRSRGFGRWVVSY, from the coding sequence ATGAGTGCCGAAGTGGCTAGTCCCATCGCCGGGGGACGTTCTCCCTTGGACCCGGTCCGTGCCTTGCAGCATGCGCTCTACCGGGCGGCCAAGGCTGATGCCGGACGACGGTTTCACGCGCTCATGGACAAGGTCTGGCGCACAGACGTCCTTGCGCGCGCGTGGGTGACGGTGCGTCAGAACGAGGGCGCGCCGGGGATCGACAAGGTCACCTTGCTCGATGTCGAGGAGTACGGGGTCAACCGGCTCCTCGGCGAGCTGGCCGTGGAACTGCGGGAGGGCCGCTACCGGCCTCTTCCGGCACGCCGGGTGTTCATTGCCAAGCCTGGCCAGCCGGGGGAGTCGAGGCCGCTTTCGATTCCCGCTGTTCGTGACCGGATCGTGCAGGCCGCGCTGAAACTCGTGCTGGAGCCGGTGTTCGAGGCGGATTTCCGTCCGTGCTCGTTCGGGTTCCGGCCCCGGCGGGGTGCGCATGACGCCCTCCAGGTGCTGATCGATGAGTCCTGGAGGGGATGCGGGTGGCTGGCGGAGACGGACATCGCCAACTGTTTCGAGGCGATTCCGCACGCCGAGTTGATCAAAGCGGTGGAGGAGAGGGTGTGTGACCAGTCCGTACTCAAGCTCCTGCGGGTGATCCTGCGCGCAGGGGTATCAGAGAACGGGGTGGTGCACAAAGCGGACAGGGGGGCTGCCCAGGGCGGGGTGGTTTCTCCGTTGCTCTGCAACGTCTATCTGCATCGGATCGATCGGGCCTGGGACGTGCGCAAGCACGGAATCCTGGTCCGTTATGCCGACGATGCCGTGGTGATGTGTCGTTCCCGCAATCAGGCCCGGGCCGCTCTTGAGCGGCTGACGGACCTGCTGGCCGGCCTCGGCCTGGAACCGAAGGCGGCCAAGACCCGGATTGTGCACCTGAAGGTGGGTGGGGAAGGCGTGGACTTCCTCGGTTTCCACCACCGGCTGGTGCTCGCACCGGGACGGGGCGGCAGAGCGCCGTTCCCCTTCCTCGCCCGCTGGCCCGCGGACAAGGCCATGCGGCATGCCCGGGACCGGATCCGGGAGCTCACCGACCGGTCCCGGCTGCTGCTGCCTGTTGAAGTGGTGGTGGCGGAGCTGAACAGGTTCCTGACCGGCTGGGCCGGGTACTTCCGGTTCGGCAACTCCGCCGACCGCTTCGCGGTGATCAGGGAGTTCACGCGGATGCGGATGGTGCTGTTCGTTGCGAAGAAGCACAAACGCTCGCGTGGCTTTGGACGGTGGGTGGTGTCCTATTAG
- a CDS encoding recombinase family protein, which translates to MLLGLKGTMAEAELHLIKQRMQTGRVSKARRGELAVPLPIGYVRRPSGEAVLDPDEQAQTVVRLVFTKFAELGTLHAVLRWLVEHGIELPVRLRRGPDKGELEWRRPNRMTLQCMLHSPVYAGIYAYGRRRVEHRRQQPGRPSTGRVVRGEEEWLVFIPDALPAYITVEQYRANLARLQANAARAEAPGTVRSGPALLAGLVRCGRCGKRMTVRYHQQAGGTRPDYVCARQMTDYGAGDRCQALNGACVDAFVTAHVLAALAPAALEVSLRAAEHVLAERAELEKIWSQRLERVAISVDRARRCYRLAEPENRLVVRQLEKDWEQALVAQQTLQEEYDRFTLTRPRTLTAAEQQAITALAGDIEGL; encoded by the coding sequence TTGCTGCTGGGACTGAAGGGGACGATGGCCGAGGCCGAACTCCATCTGATCAAGCAGCGCATGCAGACCGGGCGGGTGAGCAAGGCCCGCCGCGGAGAACTGGCCGTGCCGCTGCCGATCGGCTACGTGCGCCGGCCGTCCGGCGAGGCGGTCCTCGACCCGGACGAGCAGGCACAGACCGTGGTGCGGCTGGTCTTCACGAAGTTCGCCGAGCTCGGCACCCTGCATGCGGTGCTGCGCTGGCTGGTCGAGCACGGGATCGAACTGCCCGTGAGGTTACGCCGGGGCCCGGACAAGGGCGAGCTGGAGTGGCGGCGGCCGAACCGGATGACGCTGCAGTGCATGCTGCACAGTCCGGTCTATGCCGGGATCTACGCCTACGGGCGCCGCAGGGTCGAGCACCGCCGGCAGCAACCGGGGCGCCCCTCCACGGGCAGGGTGGTGCGCGGTGAGGAGGAGTGGCTGGTGTTCATCCCCGACGCCCTGCCCGCCTACATCACCGTCGAGCAGTACCGGGCCAATCTGGCCCGGCTTCAGGCCAACGCTGCCCGGGCCGAGGCCCCCGGCACGGTCCGCAGCGGCCCCGCGCTGCTGGCCGGGCTGGTGCGCTGCGGTCGCTGCGGCAAGCGCATGACCGTGCGCTATCACCAGCAGGCGGGCGGCACCCGCCCCGACTACGTGTGCGCCCGGCAGATGACCGACTACGGGGCCGGCGACCGTTGCCAGGCACTGAACGGGGCCTGCGTGGACGCCTTCGTGACCGCCCATGTCCTGGCCGCGCTGGCCCCGGCCGCGCTTGAGGTCTCTTTACGTGCGGCCGAGCATGTCCTGGCCGAACGGGCCGAGCTCGAGAAGATCTGGTCCCAGCGGCTGGAACGCGTTGCGATCAGCGTCGACCGGGCCCGGCGCTGTTACCGCCTTGCCGAGCCCGAGAACCGCCTGGTCGTACGGCAGTTAGAAAAGGACTGGGAACAGGCCCTTGTCGCCCAGCAGACCCTGCAGGAGGAGTACGACCGCTTCACCCTGACCCGTCCGCGCACCCTCACTGCCGCCGAGCAGCAGGCCATCACCGCGCTCGCCGGCGACATCGAAGGCTTGTGA
- a CDS encoding RNaseH domain-containing protein, producing MIGKGSLPVPAGVVHPRLTPSISTGNGLKERVAHLGLHMRAQLGDRHVNRTEEPKLMWVLTAFVPVGERWKALVYLPTDRGGSGGWFNCARAQALSRSHPIPEGSRGDDTLPRRIDHALYELSRHLKSGYVLYVSGDSTRPVWPLLANKNADLLPDDGLAHGRPAVPGTTLAPEHLPRTVIRTTSSADPSIPLPALFHEIDEDRTVSDGDKGLPGNKSWLPAAGLVALVWGDRRGSRPSWLRSSRCCCRIWTSVSVGWS from the coding sequence ATGATCGGCAAGGGGAGCCTACCAGTCCCGGCCGGGGTGGTCCATCCGCGCCTGACACCCTCCATCTCCACCGGCAACGGTCTCAAAGAGCGCGTTGCCCACCTCGGCCTGCACATGCGCGCCCAACTCGGCGACAGGCACGTCAACCGTACCGAGGAGCCCAAGCTCATGTGGGTCCTCACCGCGTTCGTGCCCGTCGGCGAGCGCTGGAAGGCCCTCGTCTACCTGCCCACCGACCGAGGAGGAAGCGGCGGCTGGTTCAACTGCGCACGCGCCCAGGCGCTGTCGCGCAGCCACCCCATCCCCGAAGGCAGCCGCGGCGACGACACCCTGCCGCGCCGCATCGATCACGCCCTGTACGAACTGAGCCGGCACCTCAAGTCCGGCTACGTGCTTTATGTCTCCGGTGACTCCACCCGGCCCGTCTGGCCGCTGCTGGCGAACAAGAACGCAGACCTGCTCCCCGACGACGGCCTTGCCCATGGCAGGCCCGCGGTGCCCGGCACCACGCTCGCGCCCGAGCACCTGCCGCGGACCGTCATCCGCACCACCTCCAGCGCTGACCCGAGCATCCCGCTGCCCGCGCTCTTCCACGAGATCGACGAGGACCGCACCGTCAGCGACGGCGATAAGGGCTTGCCGGGAAACAAGTCGTGGCTTCCAGCTGCGGGACTCGTTGCTCTGGTATGGGGAGACCGGAGGGGATCGAGGCCGTCCTGGCTGCGAAGTTCCAGGTGTTGTTGCCGCATCTGGACGAGCGTCAGCGTCGGCTGGTCATAG
- a CDS encoding recombinase family protein — protein sequence MSVTAPWERLDGKVQPWHLDRLAVVYVRQSTPQQVLDHAESTRLQYGLTQRAVDLGWPASRVLVIDEDLGHSASGLVDRPGFQRLVSEVGLDHVGLVLGVEMSRLARSGREWHQLLELCAPAGALLADPDGVYDPAEHNDRMLLGLKGTISEAELHLIKQRMWNGRTAKARRGELAVPLPVGYLRLADGQVVRDPDEQVQAVVCLVFDLFDELGLINGVLRFLVDHGIQMGIRTREGPEKGRLVWRRPSRIMIQNMLRHPAYAGMYVYGRSRTDPRRRIPGRPCTGRVRKPREDWLVYLPGTLPAYIGTEQHERNLARIETNRSRALSLGALRDGPALLVGLVYCGRCDTRMTVHYQRGAGGKLWPKYECSRVKADYGGVLCQQLSGACLDRYVTALLLTALAPASLEVSLAAAEHAQQRRHEVDRIWRQRLERADYAVDRARRQYQLAEPENRLVVRELERAWEAALAERKHLGEDYDRFIAARPRVLTATEREQIRALAGDLPAVWQAPTTTNTDRKQLMRHLIEAIRVTVIDDSERVTVQITWAGGHPTVRPSAPSAAWTSSATSLNSSPEHGNWPPPDRPLPPSRRSSTPRLPAAQTP from the coding sequence GTGTCGGTGACGGCTCCGTGGGAACGCCTTGACGGCAAGGTCCAGCCTTGGCATCTGGACCGGCTCGCGGTCGTTTATGTTCGTCAGTCGACCCCGCAACAGGTCCTCGACCACGCGGAGTCGACCCGGCTGCAGTACGGGCTGACGCAACGGGCCGTCGATCTGGGCTGGCCCGCCTCCAGGGTCTTGGTGATCGATGAGGACCTGGGGCATTCGGCGTCCGGCCTGGTGGACCGGCCCGGCTTCCAGCGGCTGGTTTCCGAGGTCGGCCTCGACCACGTCGGCTTGGTCCTGGGCGTGGAGATGTCCCGGCTGGCCCGCAGCGGCCGCGAATGGCACCAGCTGCTGGAACTGTGTGCGCCGGCCGGAGCCCTGCTCGCCGACCCGGACGGTGTCTATGATCCGGCCGAGCACAACGACCGGATGCTGCTCGGTCTCAAGGGCACGATCAGCGAGGCCGAACTCCATCTGATCAAGCAGCGGATGTGGAACGGACGGACCGCCAAGGCCCGCCGCGGTGAGCTGGCCGTGCCGTTGCCGGTCGGCTATCTGAGGCTCGCCGACGGCCAGGTCGTCAGGGACCCCGACGAGCAGGTGCAGGCCGTGGTCTGTCTGGTCTTCGACCTGTTCGACGAACTCGGCCTGATCAACGGCGTGTTGAGGTTCCTGGTCGACCACGGCATCCAGATGGGCATCCGGACCCGCGAGGGGCCGGAGAAGGGCCGACTGGTGTGGCGGCGCCCCAGCCGGATCATGATCCAGAACATGCTCCGGCACCCCGCCTATGCCGGAATGTATGTCTATGGCCGCAGCCGGACCGATCCCCGTCGGCGCATCCCGGGACGTCCTTGCACCGGCCGTGTCCGTAAACCGCGCGAGGACTGGCTGGTGTACTTGCCCGGGACGCTGCCCGCGTATATCGGCACCGAGCAGCATGAACGCAACCTGGCCCGGATCGAGACGAACCGGTCCCGGGCGCTGAGCCTGGGCGCTCTGCGGGACGGTCCGGCCCTGTTGGTCGGACTCGTCTACTGCGGCCGGTGCGATACCCGGATGACCGTGCACTACCAGCGTGGCGCGGGCGGCAAGCTGTGGCCGAAGTACGAGTGCAGCCGCGTCAAGGCGGACTACGGCGGCGTCTTGTGCCAGCAGTTGTCCGGAGCCTGCCTCGACCGGTATGTCACCGCCCTGCTGCTGACCGCCCTCGCCCCGGCCTCACTCGAAGTCTCCCTGGCTGCGGCAGAGCACGCCCAGCAGCGGCGCCACGAGGTGGACCGGATCTGGCGCCAGCGTCTGGAGCGGGCCGACTACGCCGTCGACCGGGCCCGCCGCCAATATCAGCTGGCTGAACCGGAAAACCGCCTGGTCGTGCGCGAATTGGAGCGCGCCTGGGAAGCCGCGCTGGCCGAGCGGAAGCACCTGGGCGAGGACTACGACCGCTTCATCGCTGCCCGGCCGCGAGTCCTCACTGCCACCGAACGCGAGCAGATCCGGGCCCTGGCCGGCGACCTGCCGGCCGTGTGGCAGGCGCCCACCACGACGAACACGGACCGCAAACAGCTGATGCGGCACCTGATCGAGGCGATCCGCGTGACCGTCATCGATGACAGTGAACGCGTCACCGTCCAGATCACCTGGGCCGGCGGCCACCCGACGGTGAGACCATCCGCCCCGTCGGCCGCCTGGACCAGCTCAGCTACTTCCCTCAACTCGTCGCCCGAGCACGGGAACTGGCCGCCGCCGGACAGACCGCTCCCGCCATCGCGAAGATCCTCAACGCCGAGGCTTCCGGCCGCCCAAACGCCGTGA
- a CDS encoding NUDIX hydrolase produces the protein MTSAEPFTRIKIRVAAALFNGEEIALIHRTKDGQDQYTLPGGNVEPGEPIHQALERELDEELGRISQMRPVSRI, from the coding sequence ATGACCTCTGCCGAGCCATTCACCCGTATCAAGATCCGCGTCGCCGCAGCCCTGTTCAACGGGGAAGAGATCGCTCTAATCCACCGCACCAAGGACGGCCAGGACCAGTACACCCTGCCAGGTGGCAACGTCGAACCCGGCGAACCCATCCATCAGGCCCTCGAGCGCGAACTCGACGAAGAACTGGGCCGGATCTCACAGATGCGACCGGTGTCCCGCATCTGA
- a CDS encoding RICIN domain-containing protein has translation MEASDPIAVGRYRTIAELGRGGMGRVLLGSGPDGRLVALKLVHAQLGMDEGFRARFRREVDASRRVSGAYTAAVIDADPQAVTPWLASVFVPGPSLYEAVEAAGVLPVEAALRLTAGLAAALLEIHRAGLVHRDLKPSNVLLTDDGPRVIDFGIARAADSQGADQLTHANALVGSPGFMSPEQAQGLPVSPASDLFSLGAVLVMACTGMGPFAGTSTPQTLYNIVHTHPDLTMVPDRIRWIIEGCLAKDPAARPSPAQLLDSIGAIAPSPQPWPPAVHQLIARQHAEVAQFLAASQQDATLVEPVAPTIIQPLTQPGPLTEPARPPAPVRARRLRRSAIAAGITTVGIVGIAGAVAAAVLAPGHDNGTETASAPDASASQSPTSDATAPTPQSPAPSSTIGIDPGSWYQITNANSGQCVDATNAGTSDGTPVQQWTCGSDQANQGWKFIPTSDGYYEVVNRNVPALALDIIGGPSATANGAQTQLWTFAGGTNQQWKPVPLAAGKYAFVVKHSGLCLDVTNLSTSNGTQLQQWPCTSNDAAQTFTLSRQP, from the coding sequence TTGGAGGCGTCTGACCCGATCGCGGTTGGACGGTATCGGACGATCGCCGAGTTGGGCCGGGGCGGCATGGGCCGGGTGCTGTTGGGCAGCGGCCCGGACGGGCGGCTGGTCGCGCTCAAACTGGTGCATGCCCAACTGGGCATGGACGAAGGGTTCCGGGCGCGGTTCCGCCGGGAGGTGGATGCCTCGCGCAGGGTCTCCGGTGCATACACGGCGGCCGTCATCGACGCGGATCCGCAGGCGGTTACGCCGTGGCTGGCCTCGGTGTTCGTACCCGGCCCGTCGCTGTACGAAGCGGTGGAGGCCGCCGGCGTGCTTCCGGTGGAGGCCGCGCTGCGGCTCACTGCGGGCCTGGCCGCCGCGCTGCTTGAGATCCACCGCGCCGGCCTGGTGCACCGGGACCTGAAGCCGTCCAACGTGCTGCTCACCGACGACGGTCCCCGCGTGATCGATTTCGGCATCGCACGAGCGGCCGACAGCCAGGGTGCCGACCAACTGACGCACGCCAACGCACTGGTCGGTTCACCCGGCTTCATGTCCCCGGAACAGGCCCAGGGGCTGCCGGTCAGCCCGGCAAGCGACCTGTTCTCCCTGGGCGCAGTGCTGGTCATGGCGTGCACGGGCATGGGCCCGTTCGCCGGGACCTCCACCCCGCAGACCCTGTACAACATCGTGCACACCCATCCCGACCTCACCATGGTTCCGGACAGGATCCGCTGGATCATCGAGGGATGCCTGGCCAAGGACCCAGCCGCGCGGCCAAGCCCGGCCCAACTGCTTGACTCCATCGGTGCCATCGCCCCATCCCCGCAGCCCTGGCCACCGGCAGTGCACCAACTGATCGCGCGGCAGCACGCCGAGGTCGCCCAGTTCCTAGCCGCATCGCAGCAAGATGCCACCCTCGTTGAGCCCGTCGCCCCGACGATCATTCAGCCCCTCACCCAGCCCGGCCCGCTGACCGAGCCGGCACGACCGCCAGCACCCGTCCGGGCGCGACGCCTGCGGCGGTCCGCCATCGCCGCGGGGATCACCACCGTCGGCATTGTCGGCATAGCAGGTGCCGTGGCCGCCGCAGTCCTGGCACCGGGGCACGACAACGGCACGGAAACAGCCTCCGCTCCTGATGCCTCTGCTTCTCAGTCGCCCACGTCGGACGCGACCGCGCCGACACCGCAGTCTCCCGCACCGTCGTCAACGATCGGCATCGACCCAGGCTCCTGGTACCAGATCACCAACGCCAACAGCGGCCAGTGCGTCGACGCCACCAACGCGGGTACCAGCGACGGCACCCCCGTCCAGCAGTGGACCTGCGGCAGCGATCAGGCCAACCAGGGTTGGAAGTTCATCCCCACCAGCGACGGCTACTACGAGGTGGTCAACCGCAACGTACCCGCGCTGGCGCTGGACATCATCGGCGGACCGAGCGCAACCGCGAACGGCGCACAGACCCAACTGTGGACCTTCGCCGGCGGCACCAATCAGCAATGGAAACCGGTGCCCCTCGCAGCGGGGAAGTACGCGTTTGTGGTCAAGCACAGCGGCTTGTGTCTGGACGTGACCAATCTGTCCACATCCAACGGCACCCAGCTCCAACAGTGGCCCTGTACCAGCAACGACGCAGCCCAGACCTTCACCCTCAGCCGGCAGCCCTGA